The DNA segment TTCTTCATCATCTAGTGGTGCTTTTAAAAAGTCAATGTCTACGTTCAGTTCAGTAGCAACTTTTTCTATTTCTTTTGTCGTTGGATTTGTTAGGTTAATCCAGCACTTTTCTTCAAATTCGTTTATTTCTACTAGCTTTTCTTCTAACGTCTTGTAAATATTAAGCATCTATATCACCTCTTGCATTATTTCCTAAGGCTTTTATTTATCAAGACACTATAATAAAGACTCTACATTAACCCATCTTATACATAAAAACATTATATGAATTTTAAAGATTAAATTGCTAAAGTCTCCAAAATTAGGTGTGATGAAAATAGATCAGCCATTTCTAGGATTATAAAGTTTTTAATAATAAAATACGGCAAACCAGGTCCTTCATCCATTTTCACCACTCCCTTCTAGTCATCATTAACTTACATTTTGTAAAATACTATCTAAAAAACCCTTCATAGACAGTAGAAGGGTTAAAATGCTTCTTTTTTATTTTATTCTATTCAAGGCTTAATTTCAAGTGCTATCTATTTATTTAAAATTATATGATTAATTTTTAGTGTTAATTCATACTTTTTACGATACTCACTTTCTAAGTCTATATCTTTTTAATCTTAACGAATTACTTACTACAGATACTGAACTAAATGCCATTGCACCTCCTGCTATCATAGGATTAAGATACCCTAATGCGGCTAATGGTATACCTGCTATATTATATATAAACGCCCAAAACAGGTTTTGCTTTATTGTTCTCATTGTCTTTTTACTTAACTCTATGGCAAACACAACATCCATTAAATTACCCCTCATTAGCGTTATATCTGCTGCTTCTACTGCTACATCTGCACCTGTACCTATAGCAAATCCTACATCTGCTACTGCTAGTGCTGGAGCATCATTTATACCATCTCCAACCATTCCTATGACTTTACCATCTTTTTTTATATCGTTAACGTAATTTGACTTATCTTGAGGCAAAACATCTGCAATAACATTTTTTATACCAACCTGCTCAGCTATTGAATGTGCAGTTCTTTCGTTATCACCAGTAATCATATAGACATCTATGTTCATTTTTAATAATTTATTTATTGCTTCTTTGGACCTTTCTTTAACAACATCTGCAATACCTATTATCCCTATAACTGCTCTATTCTCGGCTACTATTATTGCAGTCTTACCTTGTTTTTGCAACTGCTTTATATCGCCTTCAATTTCACTTGTATTTATATTTTCAAAATCCATTAGTTTTTGATTCCCTATATGGATATTATTACCTCCAATTATACAATTAACACCTTTACCCGGTATGGCTTCAAATTTTTCTGGTTCTTTTAAATCAAGCTTCATCTGTTTAGCTTTATTTAAAACAGCTTTGCTTAAAGGATGTTCTGAAAGCATCTCTGCTTGTGCTGCTGTCTGCATTAATTCTTCTATGGAGCGATTGTAAGGTTTTATATCTGTCAGTTCTGGTTTGCCTTTAGTTATTGTACCCGTTTTATCTAATACTATAACTTCAAGCTTATGAGCTTTTTCTAGATATTCGCCACCTTTAATCAATATTCCATTTTCCGCGCCTTTACCTGTACCAACCATTATAGCTGTTGGTGTAGCTAAGCCTAATGCACAAGGACATGCTATTACTAAAACGGCTACTGAATTTATTAAAGCTATTGAAAAATCACCTGTATACAAAAATGTTGCTACAAATGTTATTATTGAAATTGCTACTACTGTTGGAACAAATACTCCTGCAATTTTATCAGCTAATCTTTGAACAGGTGCTTTTGATACTTGAGCATCCTCTACTAGTTTAATTATTTGAGCTAGTGCAGTATCTTTTCCAACTTTAGTTGCTTTGTATTTAAAACTGCCATATTTGTTTATAGTAGCACCAATTACTTGGTCTCCTGTCTTTTTATCAACTGGTATGCTTTCTCCTGTAAGCATTGATTCATCGATTGATGATGTACCTTGTATGATGATGCCGTCTACGGGTATTTTTTCACCGGGTCTAACAACAAGTATGTCGCCTTGGGAGACTTCATCTATCGGTATTTCTATCTCTACGTCATCTCTAATTATTTTAGCTGTTTTGGCTTTTAAATCCATTAATTTTTTTATAGCCTCAGACGTCTTTCCTTTTGCTACCGCTTCCATATATTTTCCTAATAGAATTAAAGTTATTATTATTGCACTTGCTTCAAAGTAATATTCATGGACATTTCTGAATAAATTATATATGCTATAAAAATAAGCAGCTGACGTTCCAGTACTTACTAGAACATCCATGTTTGCTCCTCCACCTTTTAACGAGTGATATGCCCCTTTATAAAATCTCATACCTATTAAAAATTGAACTATCGTAGCTGCCGCTAATTGGAAATATCCATTTGTTAGTATTGTTTTTATATTTGCCATGTGAAAAAACATTGCTAAAAACAAAGGCAAACTCAAAACTGCTGATAATATTAATGAAAATCTCAGCTCTTTTATTTCTCTATTTCTATTTTCTTCGATATCATTTACTTCTAATTCTTTATACTCTTCGGCTTCATATCCTGTATTACGTACCGTTTCAATGATGTCAGATTTTCGTAGCACCCCTTGGTTATAAACAACAACTGCTTTGTTAAGTGTAAGGTTTACATTAGCTTTTTCTACTCCCTCAAGAGCTGCTAAAGCCTTTTCAACTCTTGATACACATGCTGCACAACTCATACCAGTTATTAATAGGGTGAGCTTTTTATTTTCTACACTATAACCTGCTTTTTCTATAGTTATGATTATATCTTTTACTGATATTTCATTTTCATTATGTTTTATTGAAACGCTATTAGATAATAAATTGACATCTGCTTTTATAACACCATCTTTTTTTAATAGAGCATCCTCTATTCTCTTAGCACAGGATGCTCATGTCATTTTATTTACTGTTAGTATTGTATTCATTGTAATTTCTCCTATCATAAAGTTTTGGGCCAAAAATACCAAAATATTTTTAGCCCATATTTATTACAACATCAAGTATATATCCTTTTATTTTTCTACATTGTATCCTGTTTTTTCAATAATCAATATCATATCTTTTACCGATACTTTATTTTCATCATACTCAAGTAATACATTTTTAGATGATAGATTAATATCTATTTTTATTACTCCATCTTTTTTTGATAAAGCATCCTCTATTTTCTTTGCACAAGATGCACAGCCTATATTGTTTACTGTTAATGTTATTTTTTGACTCACTATAATTCTCCTATCATTATAATCTACAAAATATTACTTACACTTATCTGCAATTTGATGATGCACCATTAGCAGTTACATTAAATCCATTTCTCAACCAATTATTAGTATACTCAATATTAAAAACTGAATAATTGTGTAGTAAATCCTTGTCTACTATATAATTTATGTCATCTTCTACATATACTTCATCATTTTCTTTTTGCTCATCCAAAGCAATCCCAAATTTAGGGCCGCCTCAACCAATTCCAGCTATATATAATCTAACATATCCCTTATCTTCTGATTTTCCTTTTATGATTTCTTTTAATTTCTCTTGTGCATTTTTAGTAATATTAATTTTCATAATATCCCTCCTATTTTTATTATTTGTACTTATAGTTTTAAAATTCTTATTATTTTAAAATAATAGATTTTATTGTTGGCATATGCTAAAATGTTTTTAGCTATATAATTTATATACCCTATTTTTTGTTCTTTAAAAATATTTTTTTATTTTTTTATTTTTCATGTATTATTATTTTGTATATGATAATATTTTAAATACAGATAAATATAATTTATAATGTAAACGACTATTTAAATCTAAGATTTCATAGATATTAATTACCTGAACAAAACTTAAATCTATAATTTAATGTAATTGTTTAGTCAAGCAAATTAAGTTTGTGTTCATAATAAAGATACAAATAATATTTTAATACAATGAGGTGATTTATTTGAACGAAAAAAGATATGAAGAAGGTCAAAAAGTAATGTGGCTTACTGTTTTCTTGAATATTATACTTGGAATTATCAAAATCGTTATTGGTATAGTATATAATTCTAATGCTCTTGTTGCTGATGGTATACATACTATGTCTGATGTTTTAAGTTCTATTGGTTTAATAATTGGTTTTATAATTGCAAAAAAACCTCGAGACTTAGATCATCAATATGGACATGAAAAAGCAGAATCAATATCTGCTTTGGCGCTATCATTATTATTAATAGCTGTAGGTTTAAATATATGCTATTCTTCGATTAAACAAATTATTTCTATTTCAGATATTGTACCTGGCAATTTGGCCATCATAGCAGCTTTATTATCTATTGCTGTAAAGGAATTTCAATATCAAATTTCTATTAGAGTCGGCAAAAAAATACAAAGCAGTGCATTAATAGCTGATGCTTGGCATCACAGGTCTGATGCTCTTTCTTCTATTGCTGCATTGATTGGTATTGTAGGTTCTAAATTAGGCTATAGTTTTCTAGACCCTCTAGCAGGAATAATAGTCAGCTTAGTTGTTATAAAAACTGGTTTTGATATATTTAAAAATAGTTATAATGAGTTGATGGATACATCTTTAGATACTGAAATATTATCATTATTAATTGACAAAATATCTACACATAAGGATGTTAGAACTATCAATGATTTAAAGGCAAGAAAACATGGAAACCAATATTTTGTTGATGTTATAATAGCCGTTGATCCTGATATATCTGTAGCTATGGGACACAAGATAGCTGTAGATGTTGAAAATATAGTCTATCAAAATATTAATGCCAAGTATGTTTTAGTTCATGTAAATCCATGTTGTAATAATGAAAATATCGACTGTTCTAATTGTAGTCATATAATAAGTGATTTAGTAAAAGAAAAATTAAAAAAATAAAAAAGCTTTTGAATTTAGTCAATTTATTCAAAATTTAAACATTGATAAATAATGTCAGTTTAACACATACTTTCTTTGTATAATTCTTGTTTGTATGGTTAAAATATGCATGTTGGATTTATATTTATAAATTTAAACTAATTAACTAAAATTATTAGTACAATATAAACATTAAATATGTTATTATTATTACTATGAATATCTAACAAGGGAGGTATTACTTTGGCTATTACTAAAGATATGTTAATTGGTGAAATCTTAAGAGAGCGTCCTGATGCTGCTCCAATACTAATGAGATTTGGTATGGGATGTGTTGGTTGTCCTTCTGCTCAAATGGAATCTTTGGAACAAGCTGCGATTGTACACGGCTTAGACTTAGAACCATTGTTAAAAGCATTAAACGAATAAAAAGCGGCATTTAGCCGCTTTTTTTTAACATATAGAAAATTATAATTTTCTACTGCTTAATAATTGGATTTTTTCTATTCATAACAGGATGACATCTTGCCCTTGTTATAACACCGGAAGCAATTACGTAGTAATTGCAACACACCGTTTCAACAAGGGGTAAAATTACATACCACCTGTTTAATCTAATCGGTATCCGTACCTATAAAGATTGGAGGATATCTTGCCCCTTGTTATAATAATTGATCTAGTTTATTTTTATCAAACCCAGTGACTGTTTCATCATCTATCATAATAACAGGTACTCCCATGAACCCTTTTTTGATAAGTTCTTTTCTAGCATTAGGATCTGTTTGCACATTTTTTTCGGTATAGCTAATACCTTTTTCAGATAAATATTCCTTTACTGAAACACAATGAGGACATGTGCTGCTAGTATAAACTATTACTTCTTTAGTCATTTTAATTCCTCCTTCTAATATATGAATCTTGATTAGTTTTATAATACCCTTTTTTCTGCTTCTTAATCAAGATTTTTTTTGTTAATTAGATTTAGGAGGAGTTGGTTGTAAAGGTTTTGCATTCCTGCCAGTTAAACAATCTATGTGCAATAACCAATAGCCTAATCTTTCTCTATTTAATCCCTTTCTTGGGCACCACGTACAAAATCCCGTCATGCCTCCATATGGCTGTTCTGATTTGGTGAATCTACCAGGAATACCGTAAACATAATATTTAATGTCTTTATTTACTTTCATTGTCCCAAAAATATAATGTTTATATTTTTTAATAAGTTTATAAGTAGGTGTTACATTAAATATTGAAGAATATGGTAAGTTATTATTCAATATATAATTATGAAAAGGTAAAAATGACCTATAATAATTATTCTTGCTTTGGTATTCAATTTTCCACCATGTATATCCGTCTAACCTAGTTTTCAGCACATCTGTTTTTTCGAAAAATTTAATGATGTTTTTAGTATATTCATAAACTTGATTTTTATAATTAATAGCATTTTGCATGTAATTATATGTTTTATTAACAGAATATCCATAGTAATTGTCTATGTTTTGCCTATATTGTTCATCAAATGCATTATAATTAACAGCATTTGGTTTACTATCTTCTTGCTCATTTATAAAAGGGCTCATATCTTCATGTTCTTCTATAAACGAATTTAAATCTTCTTTGGGATAATTTTCTGTATTGGTATACAAATCATTTTTGTTTTCTTTAATCATTTGATTTATTACATCTTCTATGTTTTGTTCTTCTTGCTGTATGTCTGGTTCACTGCTTTGCTCAATATCTTCAGCTGTTTGTATTTCCGAATCACTATTTTGTTCAATATCTTTAACTGTTTGTATTTCTAATTCACTATTTTGTTCAATATCTTTAACTGTTTGTATTTCTAATTCACTATTTTGTTCAATATCTTTAACTGTTTGTATTTCTAATTCACTATTTTGCTCAATATTTTCAACTGTTGGTATTTCATCTATCTCTTCACTTACTTCTATATCTAATTCACTATTATCAATAATATCATTATTTGTTAATATCGTTTCATTTTCAATACCGTCTTCTTTAATAGCTTCATTTTCCATATTTATTGTTTCTTCTATTACTTCTTTTTGATTTACAAAGTCATCAACATCTTCAAGCTTATTACTTTCTTGATTTTCTATTTGATTATCCTCATTAACAACAATACTTATATCTTTTTCTTTGATTTTGGGCTGTTGCAATTCACTATCTAGTTTATGTTTTTTTTCGTTTATTATTTTTTCACTACTGTAAAATTGATTTATCAAGTCTCTAATTCCTTTTGAGGAATCTTTTAAAACCCCCGTAAGTTTTACTTGGGAAGAATTACTATCATTTAATTTATCTGCTTCTATAAGTACTATGTCGAAATCTTCCATTTTCAAGCCCGTATCATCTACTGATTTAGGATTGAATTCCCATTTTGAGTGTCCTTTTCCGCTTTGTTTTAAGTTTATTTCTCCTATATTTGCTTTAGTAAA comes from the Abyssisolibacter fermentans genome and includes:
- a CDS encoding copper-translocating P-type ATPase, which produces MFFHMANIKTILTNGYFQLAAATIVQFLIGMRFYKGAYHSLKGGGANMDVLVSTGTSAAYFYSIYNLFRNVHEYYFEASAIIITLILLGKYMEAVAKGKTSEAIKKLMDLKAKTAKIIRDDVEIEIPIDEVSQGDILVVRPGEKIPVDGIIIQGTSSIDESMLTGESIPVDKKTGDQVIGATINKYGSFKYKATKVGKDTALAQIIKLVEDAQVSKAPVQRLADKIAGVFVPTVVAISIITFVATFLYTGDFSIALINSVAVLVIACPCALGLATPTAIMVGTGKGAENGILIKGGEYLEKAHKLEVIVLDKTGTITKGKPELTDIKPYNRSIEELMQTAAQAEMLSEHPLSKAVLNKAKQMKLDLKEPEKFEAIPGKGVNCIIGGNNIHIGNQKLMDFENINTSEIEGDIKQLQKQGKTAIIVAENRAVIGIIGIADVVKERSKEAINKLLKMNIDVYMITGDNERTAHSIAEQVGIKNVIADVLPQDKSNYVNDIKKDGKVIGMVGDGINDAPALAVADVGFAIGTGADVAVEAADITLMRGNLMDVVFAIELSKKTMRTIKQNLFWAFIYNIAGIPLAALGYLNPMIAGGAMAFSSVSVVSNSLRLKRYRLRK
- a CDS encoding heavy-metal-associated domain-containing protein; this translates as MSQKITLTVNNIGCASCAKKIEDALSKKDGVIKIDINLSSKNVLLEYDENKVSVKDMILIIEKTGYNVEK
- a CDS encoding cation diffusion facilitator family transporter — its product is MNEKRYEEGQKVMWLTVFLNIILGIIKIVIGIVYNSNALVADGIHTMSDVLSSIGLIIGFIIAKKPRDLDHQYGHEKAESISALALSLLLIAVGLNICYSSIKQIISISDIVPGNLAIIAALLSIAVKEFQYQISIRVGKKIQSSALIADAWHHRSDALSSIAALIGIVGSKLGYSFLDPLAGIIVSLVVIKTGFDIFKNSYNELMDTSLDTEILSLLIDKISTHKDVRTINDLKARKHGNQYFVDVIIAVDPDISVAMGHKIAVDVENIVYQNINAKYVLVHVNPCCNNENIDCSNCSHIISDLVKEKLKK
- a CDS encoding DUF1858 domain-containing protein, giving the protein MAITKDMLIGEILRERPDAAPILMRFGMGCVGCPSAQMESLEQAAIVHGLDLEPLLKALNE
- a CDS encoding glutaredoxin family protein, encoding MTKEVIVYTSSTCPHCVSVKEYLSEKGISYTEKNVQTDPNARKELIKKGFMGVPVIMIDDETVTGFDKNKLDQLL